A section of the Gloeobacter violaceus PCC 7421 genome encodes:
- a CDS encoding TonB-dependent siderophore receptor, with amino-acid sequence MRDALRNVSGVYLSDTGGNFGEQFNIRGFRSNNYTNAFLSSIVDSFVFVDSANIERIDVLKGPSSVLFGRAEPSGIINYVTKRPLPTPYAAVGFTAGSYDFYRTTVDLSGPLTSDGNLAYRLNVAYEDANSFRGTQGRRVFFAPVLEWKVGPETKLTFEVEHTRDNRPFDQGLFAVGNGVAPVPYNRLFADPKGLISGNVTRVTALLEHRFAENLTMRSGGRYTSYLESYPSLFSAGELLPDNRSLLLANQRGYGYTESVTFQNDLIWKPRTGSIDHTVLFGLELGKFAQSFDAFFGFANVIDIYQPPPYVFESPPGSSVFVGIITTSSFGVYLQDQISFSDNLKLVLGGRYDTVSAPFTDLQTGDVSPSEGQAFSPRVGLLYKPASNVSLFANFNQSFAPSSGLSTTGTPFLPTRGTGFELGAKADLLANRLFANLALFKIAKTNVVTADPANPRFSIQVGEQESQGVELDVSGELLPGWNVVASYAYTDARISRDNTFPVGNRLPTTPLHGGSFWTAYRIGEGALEGWGAGAGVFMVGERLGDLDNSYSVPGYTRVDAALYYRRGSLNAAINFKNLLNAQYIEAANFRTAIYPGAPFTVQGTLEVRF; translated from the coding sequence GTGCGCGACGCCCTACGCAACGTCAGCGGCGTTTACCTGTCGGACACCGGCGGCAATTTCGGCGAACAGTTCAATATCCGCGGCTTTCGCTCCAACAATTACACCAACGCCTTTTTGTCGAGCATCGTCGATTCGTTCGTCTTCGTGGACAGCGCCAACATCGAGCGCATCGACGTGCTCAAGGGGCCGTCCTCGGTGCTCTTTGGCCGGGCCGAACCCTCCGGCATCATCAACTACGTCACAAAAAGGCCACTGCCCACCCCCTACGCCGCGGTCGGCTTCACGGCGGGCAGCTACGACTTCTACCGCACCACGGTGGACCTGTCCGGTCCGCTCACCTCGGATGGAAACCTAGCTTACCGGCTGAATGTCGCCTACGAGGACGCCAACAGTTTTCGTGGCACCCAGGGCCGGCGGGTGTTTTTCGCGCCGGTGCTGGAGTGGAAGGTGGGTCCGGAGACGAAGCTGACCTTTGAGGTGGAGCACACCCGCGACAACCGCCCCTTCGATCAGGGCCTTTTCGCGGTGGGAAACGGCGTGGCACCGGTGCCTTACAACCGACTCTTCGCAGATCCCAAGGGCTTGATTTCCGGGAACGTGACGCGGGTGACTGCGCTGCTGGAGCACCGGTTTGCGGAGAATCTGACGATGCGCAGCGGGGGCCGGTACACGAGCTATCTCGAATCCTACCCATCGCTCTTTTCTGCTGGGGAACTGCTGCCGGACAACCGCTCTTTGCTACTGGCAAACCAGCGGGGGTATGGTTATACCGAAAGCGTCACATTTCAGAACGACCTGATTTGGAAACCAAGGACAGGCTCTATTGACCACACGGTCCTTTTCGGCCTCGAACTGGGCAAATTTGCCCAAAGCTTTGACGCCTTCTTCGGCTTCGCGAATGTCATCGACATCTACCAGCCCCCGCCCTACGTATTCGAGTCCCCCCCGGGTTCTTCGGTTTTCGTGGGCATCATCACCACCAGCAGTTTCGGGGTTTACCTCCAAGACCAGATTTCTTTTTCAGACAACCTTAAGCTGGTGCTCGGCGGTCGTTACGACACCGTCTCCGCGCCGTTTACGGATCTCCAGACGGGCGATGTCAGTCCCTCGGAAGGACAGGCTTTCTCGCCGCGCGTCGGTCTGCTGTACAAACCCGCATCCAACGTCTCGCTCTTTGCCAACTTCAACCAGTCCTTCGCACCTAGCAGCGGCTTGAGCACCACGGGGACGCCTTTTTTGCCCACCCGCGGCACCGGCTTCGAACTCGGCGCCAAGGCCGACCTGCTCGCCAACCGCCTGTTCGCCAACCTTGCCCTGTTCAAGATTGCCAAAACCAACGTCGTCACTGCCGACCCCGCCAACCCTCGCTTTTCGATTCAGGTGGGCGAGCAAGAAAGCCAAGGCGTCGAGTTGGACGTCTCGGGCGAGCTTCTGCCGGGTTGGAACGTGGTTGCTTCTTACGCTTACACCGACGCCCGGATCAGCCGCGACAACACTTTCCCTGTGGGCAACCGCCTGCCCACCACCCCGCTGCACGGCGGCAGCTTCTGGACTGCCTATCGAATTGGGGAGGGAGCACTGGAAGGCTGGGGGGCAGGAGCGGGGGTGTTCATGGTCGGTGAGCGCCTTGGCGATCTGGACAACAGCTACTCGGTACCCGGCTACACGCGCGTCGATGCAGCGCTCTATTACCGTCGTGGTTCGCTCAACGCGGCGATCAACTTCAAGAACCTGCTGAATGCGCAATACATCGAGGCGGCCAACTTCCGCACCGCCATCTACCCGGGGGCACCCTTCACGGTGCAGGGCACCCTCGAAGTGCGCTTTTGA
- a CDS encoding TonB-dependent receptor domain-containing protein, with product MQRLCLVNRYAVGWAGAALLWLARAAGAEPTPVARLDELAHPLTRADALLAQSAIDFPPAAADAAVQITGVQLTPTDGGIEILLETNGKRPLRGQKAGEGNRLSVDVPNAQLRLPDGRIERRADPAPGVTAVTVAPFGAVGVRIIVETEGPLPLSELRQTERGLLLSLLGGLEEEVVVTAQKTPQKPQDVPISLTVLPRQLIEDADITSLRGIAQNTPNFTIFDPGGTRSFFFYSIRGLSNFNFASQDGAAFYIDDVPYDYGSFITQELTDLERVEVLRGPQNTLYGRSSQAGVVNIVTRKPANRYAFTGLAGYGSNNNLDLRASVNVPAVADQLFLRLSGNYGRRDGFFTNTFLGTNLGGVAGGTGRGQLLWTPSPNWEVSFHANVDDYRDRGYAGLIRINPDPFRLEQNFDGFNQLNANTQALRVFYRDENLRVSSITARRFSRQESATDADFSILDGATFTNVFSSTVWSQEIRLQSPESAKDFQWLFGAYYESREFQTAKDGFNFNSQAPLVFGEAGIAGASLLRSADTGAQTYAVFGQASYKPGAAWTLTAGLRYETNRSLLRAAEQVFAIPGFPATALTAFSNVEKNGDALLPRFTAEYRFAANAMIYGSIARGYKPPGVNIRPETADNTAFEAEFSWNYEIGLKSAWFDDRLGVNLALFHNPVSNYQVNPLDAFGIPRGVTNADVAITGGELEVRAKLSQGLDLVAGFGLADAWFADYTDRATGQSFNGKRLPFAPALTYNVAVQYRGWGGVFARAELVGRGSTYFDEGNRFRQDPYALVNARLGYEFGDYGIYLYGNNLFDTRYVTLAADGPSGSILGTVGSPATFGAQFKFKL from the coding sequence GTGCAGCGTCTGTGCTTGGTGAACCGGTACGCCGTCGGGTGGGCGGGGGCCGCGTTGCTTTGGCTGGCCCGAGCGGCGGGTGCGGAGCCGACGCCGGTTGCGCGCCTGGACGAGCTTGCCCATCCGCTGACCCGCGCCGACGCTTTGCTGGCACAGAGCGCGATCGACTTTCCGCCGGCAGCGGCGGACGCGGCGGTACAAATTACCGGGGTGCAGCTCACTCCCACCGACGGGGGCATCGAGATTTTGCTGGAAACCAACGGCAAGCGACCGCTTCGGGGCCAAAAAGCCGGGGAGGGCAACCGCCTGAGCGTCGATGTCCCCAACGCCCAGTTACGGCTGCCGGACGGTCGAATCGAGCGCCGGGCCGATCCCGCGCCGGGGGTCACGGCCGTCACCGTCGCCCCGTTCGGCGCTGTCGGTGTTCGGATCATCGTCGAGACGGAGGGGCCGCTGCCGCTTTCCGAACTGCGGCAGACGGAACGGGGGCTCCTGCTGAGCCTGCTTGGCGGTCTGGAGGAAGAAGTCGTCGTCACCGCCCAAAAAACCCCCCAAAAACCTCAGGATGTGCCCATCAGCCTTACGGTCCTCCCCAGGCAGCTGATCGAGGATGCCGACATCACCTCTTTAAGGGGTATCGCCCAGAACACCCCCAACTTCACCATCTTCGATCCCGGCGGCACGCGCAGTTTCTTCTTCTACAGCATCCGCGGGCTTTCCAATTTCAACTTCGCCTCCCAGGACGGCGCGGCGTTCTACATCGACGATGTTCCCTACGACTACGGGAGCTTCATCACGCAGGAATTGACCGACCTGGAGCGGGTGGAGGTGCTGCGCGGTCCCCAAAACACGCTCTACGGCCGCAGTTCCCAGGCAGGTGTCGTCAACATCGTCACCCGCAAACCCGCCAATCGCTACGCATTCACGGGTCTTGCAGGATACGGCAGCAACAACAACCTCGACTTGCGCGCGAGCGTGAACGTCCCTGCGGTGGCAGACCAGCTCTTTTTGCGCCTTTCCGGCAACTACGGACGGCGCGACGGCTTTTTCACCAACACGTTTTTGGGCACCAACCTCGGCGGCGTGGCGGGCGGGACCGGCCGGGGGCAACTGCTGTGGACGCCCAGTCCCAATTGGGAGGTGAGTTTCCATGCCAATGTCGATGACTACCGCGACCGCGGCTACGCGGGTCTCATCCGCATCAATCCCGACCCGTTTCGCCTTGAGCAAAATTTCGACGGCTTCAACCAGCTCAACGCCAACACCCAGGCGCTACGGGTCTTCTATCGCGACGAAAATTTGCGCGTAAGCTCGATCACCGCCCGCCGCTTCTCCCGCCAGGAGTCCGCCACCGACGCGGACTTCTCCATCCTCGACGGGGCGACTTTTACCAACGTTTTTTCTTCCACCGTCTGGAGCCAGGAAATTCGGTTGCAGTCCCCCGAAAGTGCAAAGGATTTCCAGTGGTTGTTCGGCGCCTACTACGAATCGCGGGAGTTCCAGACCGCCAAGGACGGCTTCAATTTCAATTCGCAGGCGCCGCTGGTATTCGGTGAGGCGGGAATTGCGGGCGCTTCATTGCTGCGTTCTGCCGATACCGGGGCCCAGACCTACGCCGTCTTCGGCCAGGCGAGCTACAAGCCCGGCGCCGCGTGGACGCTGACGGCGGGCTTGCGCTACGAGACCAATCGGAGCCTTCTGCGCGCTGCCGAGCAGGTCTTCGCGATCCCCGGCTTCCCCGCCACGGCCCTCACCGCCTTCAGCAACGTCGAAAAAAACGGCGATGCCCTCCTGCCGAGGTTCACGGCGGAATACCGCTTCGCGGCCAATGCGATGATCTACGGCAGCATCGCCCGGGGATATAAACCCCCGGGCGTCAACATCCGCCCCGAAACTGCGGACAACACGGCTTTTGAGGCGGAATTTTCCTGGAACTACGAAATCGGCCTCAAATCCGCCTGGTTCGACGACCGACTGGGGGTGAACCTCGCCTTGTTCCACAACCCGGTGAGCAACTATCAGGTGAATCCGCTCGATGCTTTCGGCATCCCCCGCGGCGTGACGAACGCGGATGTGGCGATTACCGGCGGGGAATTGGAAGTGCGGGCGAAATTGAGCCAGGGGCTCGATCTTGTCGCCGGGTTCGGGCTAGCCGATGCCTGGTTTGCCGATTACACCGACCGCGCGACGGGGCAGAGCTTCAACGGCAAACGGCTGCCTTTCGCGCCGGCATTGACCTACAACGTGGCTGTGCAATACCGCGGGTGGGGCGGTGTGTTTGCCCGGGCGGAACTGGTGGGCCGGGGCAGCACGTACTTCGACGAGGGCAACCGCTTCCGCCAAGATCCCTACGCGCTGGTGAATGCCCGCTTGGGCTACGAGTTCGGCGATTATGGGATCTATCTGTATGGCAACAACCTGTTTGACACGCGCTATGTGACCTTGGCGGCGGACGGCCCCTCCGGCTCGATTCTCGGTACGGTCGGCAGCCCCGCGACCTTCGGCGCCCAATTCAAATTCAAGTTATGA
- a CDS encoding O-methyltransferase, whose product MGVLGNPKAEAVLDRLHAEADRQLAALWLHYLPKLPGLLLGGGIAWDRANTDFYRDKYIPIDRDQGEWLYLLARSTHARTIVEFGTSFGISTIYLAAAVQDNGGGRVIGTEIVPEKVVQARKHIAQAGLGSSVEIREGDALVTLQNLNPAIDMVLMDGWVHLALDVLKLLDPLIRKGGIVVADNVGTFKAALRPYVEFLRDPVNGYRSTTLNLKGGTEFSVKIRP is encoded by the coding sequence GTGGGCGTTCTGGGTAATCCGAAAGCCGAAGCGGTGCTCGACCGGCTCCACGCCGAGGCCGACCGTCAACTCGCCGCTCTATGGCTGCACTACTTGCCCAAATTGCCCGGGTTGCTCCTGGGAGGCGGCATCGCCTGGGACAGGGCCAACACGGATTTTTACAGGGATAAATACATTCCCATCGACCGGGATCAAGGGGAGTGGCTGTACCTGCTGGCCCGCTCCACCCACGCCCGGACGATCGTCGAATTCGGCACATCGTTCGGGATATCGACCATTTACCTGGCCGCCGCCGTCCAGGACAACGGCGGCGGCCGGGTGATCGGCACCGAGATCGTGCCTGAGAAAGTGGTCCAGGCGCGCAAACATATCGCGCAGGCGGGTCTGGGCTCCAGTGTGGAAATCCGCGAGGGAGACGCCCTCGTCACGCTGCAAAATCTGAATCCAGCCATCGACATGGTGTTGATGGACGGTTGGGTGCATCTGGCCCTCGACGTCCTGAAGCTGCTCGATCCTTTGATTCGCAAAGGCGGCATCGTCGTCGCCGACAACGTCGGCACCTTCAAAGCGGCCCTGAGGCCCTACGTGGAGTTCCTGCGCGACCCCGTCAACGGTTATCGCTCGACGACACTCAACCTCAAAGGCGGTACCGAGTTCTCCGTCAAAATCCGGCCCTGA
- a CDS encoding DUF4351 domain-containing protein: MILSTEPLVYPDCDGLPMSDNTEQFRWIVYIKEGLEWLFADAPDVFVAGDLLWYPLEGDNKTRQAPDALVAFGRPKGRRGSYRQWLEAGIAPQVVFEVLSPGNSVREMTRKFAFYQRFGVEEYYLYDPEAGALDGYVRRGGVLEGIESMSGWVSPRLGVRFDVDAGGQLQMWRPDGTPFESYGEIAARAEQERQRAEQAEQRAEQAEWRKALSLVLRLLARQVGPLEPGVNERIGGLSDEGLDALAEALLDFGSAAELHNWLDGRVPG, from the coding sequence ATGATCCTCTCCACAGAACCGCTCGTCTACCCCGATTGCGATGGCCTGCCCATGTCCGACAACACCGAGCAGTTCCGCTGGATCGTCTACATCAAAGAAGGCCTGGAGTGGCTGTTCGCGGACGCTCCCGACGTGTTCGTAGCTGGGGATTTGCTGTGGTACCCGCTAGAAGGGGACAACAAGACCCGGCAGGCTCCCGACGCGCTGGTCGCCTTCGGCCGTCCCAAGGGCAGGCGCGGCAGCTACCGGCAGTGGCTCGAAGCGGGCATCGCCCCGCAGGTGGTCTTCGAGGTGCTCTCCCCCGGCAACAGCGTCCGGGAGATGACGCGCAAGTTCGCCTTCTACCAGCGCTTTGGTGTCGAGGAGTATTACCTATACGATCCCGAGGCGGGTGCCCTCGACGGCTACGTGCGCCGGGGCGGAGTGCTGGAGGGCATCGAGTCGATGTCAGGGTGGGTGAGCCCCAGGTTGGGGGTGCGCTTCGATGTGGATGCCGGGGGCCAGTTGCAGATGTGGCGGCCGGACGGCACGCCGTTCGAGAGCTATGGAGAAATCGCCGCCCGCGCCGAGCAGGAGCGCCAACGCGCCGAGCAGGCCGAGCAACGCGCCGAGCAGGCCGAATGGAGGAAAGCATTATCTCTGGTGCTACGGCTGCTCGCCCGGCAGGTCGGTCCCCTGGAGCCGGGGGTGAACGAACGCATCGGCGGGCTCTCGGACGAGGGGCTCGATGCCCTGGCCGAGGCATTGCTGGACTTCGGCTCCGCCGCCGAGCTGCACAACTGGCTCGACGGCCGGGTGCCGGGTTGA
- a CDS encoding ferrichrome-iron receptor, whose protein sequence is MKICMLNRKTCLLVASSFLLLGARPIPAQQVAAMSPEATVHRLGELPSVSTSAAHLAQQPATPPQTQAQAAPQPDTEDLDEVTVFGTGTYRRSNSSTATKTDTPILDTPQSIQVIPRQLYR, encoded by the coding sequence GTGAAGATCTGTATGCTCAACCGCAAGACCTGCCTTTTGGTGGCGAGCAGTTTTTTGCTGCTGGGCGCCCGTCCCATCCCTGCCCAGCAAGTGGCAGCCATGTCCCCGGAGGCCACGGTGCACCGCCTGGGCGAGTTGCCCTCCGTCTCGACCAGTGCCGCCCATCTGGCCCAACAACCCGCCACTCCACCCCAAACCCAGGCCCAGGCTGCCCCCCAACCGGACACCGAAGACCTCGACGAGGTGACGGTGTTCGGCACCGGCACTTACCGCCGTTCCAACTCCTCGACTGCGACAAAGACCGACACCCCGATTCTCGACACGCCTCAATCGATTCAGGTGATTCCCAGACAACTGTATCGATGA